The Polyangium mundeleinium genome contains the following window.
GGTCGCCTGCATCCAGCGGGTGAAGAATCCGATCCTGGTGGCGGCGAAGGTGATGGAGACGCCGCATTTGCTGATCGTGGGGGACGGCGCCACGCAGTTCGCCCGCGCGCATCGGTTCTCCGATTACGATCCGCTCACGGAGAAGGCGCAGGGCAAGCACGCGCGGGCCATGGCGGAGCTCCGGGGCCAAGGCGACGGCGATTATGCGGCGGACGCGGCGCCGTGGCATTCGATCGACTGGAAATCGCTGTGGAACTTCGGCGAGGCGCCCTTCCAGGACACGGTGGGCGCAGTCGTGCGGGACAGCCAGGGAAGGTTCGCGGCGACCGCGTCGACGGGCGGGACGGTGTACATGCTGAAGGGCCGCGTGGGCGATTCGCCGCTCATGGGCTGCGGCGTGTACGCGGGCCCGGCAGGCGCGGTGGCCGCGACCGGCGTGGGCGAGGAGATCGTGCGGCGCTTCCTGTCGAAGACGGTCTACGATTGGCTGGAGGAAGGCATCCCGGCGGCGCGGGCGGCGCAGCGGGGCATTGCGAAGTTCCCGGAGATCGTGGACGTGGGCCTGCTCGTGGCGTCGCGTGATGGGCAGGCGATCGCGTCGAATCGGAACATGGCGAGCGCGCTGCTCGTGGGGTAGAGCGAAGCGAGGGGGGCCGGCCGACCATGTTGAAGCGGATCAGCATCCACAATTTCAAGTGCTTCGTCGACTTCGATCTCGATTTACCACGAATTAGCTTGGTCGTCGGTAGCAATGGATCCGGCAAGACTAGCCTCTGGGAGGTCCTGGCTGGGCTTCAGGACGTTATCGTGCGGGGAGCCGACATCTCGACCGCATTTCCCACGAGAACGCTCACGCGGTGGCGGAAGGACGAGCCGGTTCAGCGGTTCGGACTGACGTTGGAGAACGACGAAGGAACGTACCAATACGACCTCGAAGTCGGCCATGACGAAAAGCGCCGCATCCCTACCATTCGACGTGAGGAGCTTCGTTCCGGAAACCGAACGCTCCACAAGACCATCGACGGGGCAATCACCGTCCAACACGGACACTCGCTGAGGAAGCGCTTGGCATTCAGCCGCAAGCTTTCCTATCTGTCTGCTATGGAAGCGAGCGACGCGAACGAGTTCTTGATTGCCTTTCGCGAATCCGTTGCGAACCTGTGGTTGCTTGCCCCGTCACCGCGGCGGATCGAGCCGACGACGCAAGCGGAAGCCAATTGGCTCGATCGCGACGGCGCCAACTTCGCTTCGTGGTGGCGTGGCATCTTGGTTGAGCGCACGGAGGTGAGCGCACGGTTGCTAGAGGCACTTCGCCCCGCTATGCCCGGCTTACAAGGCATCACGTTCGAACGGATGAGCAGCGAAGTTCGCGAGTTGATGTTGAACTTCCGTATCCGAGGCTCCGACTACAAGCTCTCCGCGAGTGAACTCTCTGACGGCCAACGTTCGCTGCTCTTGCTCTACGGCTTCCTGTACGGCGCGCTCGACCGGCCCGCGACGGTCTTCATCGACGAACCCGAGACGAACCTCGCTCCTCATGAGATGCAGCCTTGGCTCTCCGCGATGCGGATGGCGATCGAGGACCACGGAGGCCAAGTCCTCGTGATCTCCCACCACCCCGAGGTCATCGATTACGTCGCCTCCGCGCACACGATCCAGTTCCGGCGGCCTCATGGCGGGCCAGCCATGACCAACGAGGTGACGCTCGAAACCACGGGCGGCCGCCCTGTCTCCGAGTGGCTGTCTCGGCCCTGGGCTTACGAGGACGAAGAAGAGGGGGACCAGCGTGAAGAAGAGCCAGCGCCGTAGGCTCCACGTCCTCTGTGAGGATCGCCTTACCGTCGACTTTGTCGAGCGTCTCGCCGATCGCTGGGGAATGGGACCGCGGCAACGCAGTATTGACACGTCTCCCAAAGCACGGGGCTCTGGCGAGCAATACGTGCGTGAGCATTTCGCCAAAGCTGTTGCTCGCTGGCGGGCGCAAAGCGATGAGAACGTCGTGTTACTCGTCGTTGTTGATGGAGACAACAAGGGCGTGGCCCGGCGACGAAACGAACTTGAGCAGACGCTCAGGGAAGCAGGAGCCACGCGCATCGCTGCCTCCGACCCCGTCGCGATCATCGTGCCCACCTGGCACATCGAGACCTGGATCGCTTGGCTCTGCGGGCATCGCCCCGTCAGCGAGCTTCAACGGTACAAGAACGACGAACCCCTCGGTCGGGAGGTTGCTAACAAGATCAAGGCGGGCGAGTACACGCCCAAGCTTGCCGTCGCCGCCTGGACGCACCCCGCCCCCGACGAGGCCACCCACGTCCCCTCCCTGACCGACGCGCGGGACGAGCTTACGCGCCGCCTCGGCGTCTGAGGTTCGGCGCGGTCGCCTGCATCCAGCGGGTGAAGAATCCGATCCTCGTGGCGGCGAAGGTGATGGAGACGCCGCATTTGCTGATCGTGGGGGACGGGGCCACGCAATTCGCGCGCGCGCATCGATTCCCGGATTACGATCCGCTCACGGAGAAGGCGCAGGGCAAGCACGCGCGGGCCAGGGCGGAGCTCCGGGGCCAGGGCGACGGCGATTACGCGGCCGACGCGGCGCCGTGGCATTCCATCGACTGGAAGTCGCTGTGCACCGAGATCGTGGACGTGGGCCTGCTCGTGGCGTCGCGTGATGGGCAGGCGATTGCTTCCAATCGGAACATGGCGAGCGCGCTTCTGGTGGGGTAGAGCGGCAGCGGGGGATGTGTCTCCTCTGCCCCTGGACCCGGGGCCTGCGCGAGCGCTGGATGCGGGGTCGATGAACGGCCGATGGCAAGACCGGCGGCGAAGCTGCCAGCCAAGGCCACGGCGCTGCAGGTTCCACGGGCGACGTGCGCCCTCGGGCGCCGCAGGATGGGGGGCGCAGAGCGCGCTTGGGGACCTGCGGCGCCGTCGAACGGGAGACGGCCTCGCGGAGGGAGACTTGCAGCGCCGCAGATCGGTGTCTCCAGAGCGGAGTTTTCGAGCTGCGGCGCCGCCTCCCGGGTGCGGGTGAGCACGGAGAACTGCTTGTGGTGCCGCAGGGCCGAGGACGCGCCCGGGGAGCGGCAGTTCACGACGCCCGAGGTCGGCGGGCGCGCGGACGGGGACCGGGTTGCGGCGCGGCAGGAGGCAATCCACGGGGATCGATCGCGATCTTGCGGGGAGGCAGGGCCTTCGGCGCCCGGGTCGAGACCGGCGACGCACCTGCCCCAACACGCGGCGCGGCAGGTTCGACGGGTGACGTACCCATCGCCGGTGGAAACGTCAGCGCTGCGGTCTTGGTGGGCAGGGTCGTCGCGGGTCTTGACCTGGCCTGTTCGATGAACTGCGCATCGCGCAGTTCATCGCTACGAGTCCAGCGCTTGCGCTGGTCCGGGTCGAGGGGTGGACAACCCCTCGTCGGGTCCGGGGTGAAACCCCGGCGCGACGCTTTCAAGCAGCATCCCCGCCGCGGGCCCCACCACCTCCTCCATCGCCCGCGCCGTCGCCTCCGCGAGCGCTGCGCCTGCGAGCCGCCCATGCCGCGCGAACCGCGGATCCCCCGCGCCATCTGCATCCAGCACCACGCCGTGCCCGAGCCCTGCAAAGACCTCCTCCACGGCCGCCCGCACCCGCTCGCCCCCGACGCGGATCGCCCACGCCACCGTGCGCCACGCCAGCTCTGCGTGCCGCGCCTCGTCGGCCGCGATCCCGGCGAGCACCTCGGCGACGGCGGGATCCTCGGCCTTCATGCATTGCTCCGCCGCGATCACGGCTGCGATCGTCTCGCCGATGCATCCCTCTTTTGCCGTGCGCGCCGCGATCGACGCGAGATCCGCCACGACCTCCGCTGCGCCTCCGAAGGGGAATGCCCCCGGCGCGACGGGCTCGCCTGCGTATGCGCTTGCCAATGCAAAGCAGAGACGCGCGTGCCGCACCTCGTCGAGCGCTGCCCGGTGCGCCTCTTCCAAAAGCTCCGCCGGCGCGCCCACGGCGAGCAGCTCCAGCGCGAAGCGCCCGAATGACGCCACGGACGCGTGCTCGAAAAGCGCGTCGCGCGTCCATTCCGCCGCGAGCGCCGCGCGGAGGTCGGGCGCGATGCCCGAAACGTCCGGTCCGGCCGATGTCTCCGCGCCCCACCCGCTGTCCCCACGGCCGCGAAGCGCGAACGCCGTGCGGGCCACTTCGTCGACGAGGTACGGCCGCCCCTCGCAATAGGGGATGAATTCGGTGGCGTAGCAGCATTGGCCGTTCTTCAGCGTCCCGTCGCTTTTCACCGTGTGGTTCGCGAAGAACGCTGTATCGAGCCGCGTCTTCGCCTCGTCCCGCGACGGGCACACGAGCGGATCGACGCTCCCGCCGCCACCACCACCGCCGCCGCCTGCGCCGGCGTCCTCCGGCGGCCAGTCGAGGCATCGCTCGGCGACCACGGGCTCGGAATTGTCAGGGCAACTCGTGCTGAAGAAGCATCCGGAGACGGCGGCGCCCGCGGCCGGGAGCGCGAGCAGGGCGAAAAGACGATGGGCGAGCGAGCGGCGGAAAACATGCGCAGGATTCATCGAGGCCTCCGTGGGGGGGTTCCCAATCGTGCCGGCCCCCGAATGCACGGCACGTGCCCTCCGCATGCGCGCCCAAATTCGAGGCGCCGCCGCCCGCCGCCCCCTGACAATCACGTCACGGCGTGGCCCAGCCGCCCGTCATCCGCGGGCCGAAAGGAAAGCTTGCGCCGTCTTCCGTGCCAAACCCAGGTTCTGCTCCCACGAGGCGTCGATGTCCTGCGGCCCGATCCTTCCATATCCCCGCCACGCCGCCGGCTCCGCCTCCGGCAAAACCTCCCTCGCCGGCCCCTCCGGCGACGCTGCCACGGCCTCGCCCAGCGCCTCGCGCACCGGCCTTCCTCCCTCGGACAGGCACCATTGCACGACCCGCCACCCGAGCTCTGCGTGCCGCGCCTCGTCCGCCGCAATCACGCCGAGCGCCGCGCCGATGCCCGGCGCCTTCGCTCCCCTCGCCTGCCTCCGCGCCCGCTCGGCCGCGGCGCCCTCGCCGAGGCAGCCGTCTTCCCAGGACTCGACGCACAGACGCTGGAGCTCCCGCGTCCGATCGAGCCCCGACCGCCGCGGCGACGGGAGCAACGCGGGCGTGAGCG
Protein-coding sequences here:
- a CDS encoding isoaspartyl peptidase/L-asparaginase, translating into MKNPILVAAKVMETPHLLIVGDGATQFARAHRFPDYDPLTEKAQGKHARARAELRGQGDGDYAADAAPWHSIDWKSLCTEIVDVGLLVASRDGQAIASNRNMASALLVG
- a CDS encoding AAA family ATPase, whose translation is MLKRISIHNFKCFVDFDLDLPRISLVVGSNGSGKTSLWEVLAGLQDVIVRGADISTAFPTRTLTRWRKDEPVQRFGLTLENDEGTYQYDLEVGHDEKRRIPTIRREELRSGNRTLHKTIDGAITVQHGHSLRKRLAFSRKLSYLSAMEASDANEFLIAFRESVANLWLLAPSPRRIEPTTQAEANWLDRDGANFASWWRGILVERTEVSARLLEALRPAMPGLQGITFERMSSEVRELMLNFRIRGSDYKLSASELSDGQRSLLLLYGFLYGALDRPATVFIDEPETNLAPHEMQPWLSAMRMAIEDHGGQVLVISHHPEVIDYVASAHTIQFRRPHGGPAMTNEVTLETTGGRPVSEWLSRPWAYEDEEEGDQREEEPAP
- a CDS encoding isoaspartyl peptidase/L-asparaginase; this translates as MKYAILTHGGAASPHVHSDGCVKAAESARSVLERGGDALEAALAATVILEDDPRFNAGTGSNLRFDGKTIEMDASVMTSDARFGAVACIQRVKNPILVAAKVMETPHLLIVGDGATQFARAHRFSDYDPLTEKAQGKHARAMAELRGQGDGDYAADAAPWHSIDWKSLWNFGEAPFQDTVGAVVRDSQGRFAATASTGGTVYMLKGRVGDSPLMGCGVYAGPAGAVAATGVGEEIVRRFLSKTVYDWLEEGIPAARAAQRGIAKFPEIVDVGLLVASRDGQAIASNRNMASALLVG
- a CDS encoding ferritin-like domain-containing protein; translation: MNPAHVFRRSLAHRLFALLALPAAGAAVSGCFFSTSCPDNSEPVVAERCLDWPPEDAGAGGGGGGGGGSVDPLVCPSRDEAKTRLDTAFFANHTVKSDGTLKNGQCCYATEFIPYCEGRPYLVDEVARTAFALRGRGDSGWGAETSAGPDVSGIAPDLRAALAAEWTRDALFEHASVASFGRFALELLAVGAPAELLEEAHRAALDEVRHARLCFALASAYAGEPVAPGAFPFGGAAEVVADLASIAARTAKEGCIGETIAAVIAAEQCMKAEDPAVAEVLAGIAADEARHAELAWRTVAWAIRVGGERVRAAVEEVFAGLGHGVVLDADGAGDPRFARHGRLAGAALAEATARAMEEVVGPAAGMLLESVAPGFHPGPDEGLSTPRPGPAQALDS